The following are encoded together in the Ictalurus punctatus breed USDA103 chromosome 1, Coco_2.0, whole genome shotgun sequence genome:
- the LOC108264768 gene encoding C-C chemokine receptor type 5 produces MTFPNMTTENYLDYDNIQNGKYSVCSNIKLKAFSRVFLPTLYSIVFISGLIGNGLVLCVLVKYHKSSNMSDLCLFNLAISDLLFLISLPFWAHYAAISEWTFGGFMCHAVTALYMLGFYGSIFFMILMTIDRYTVIIHTYTSLFSKHRSVRSGIALALFIWALSLGASLPNIIFSQVKNESHGWTCKEEYPEGSAWKAFSYIELNILGLIIPLLVMVFCYSRIIPILMAMKSQKKHKAVKLMLVLVIVFFLFWTPYNIVIFLKLLHHLGYMSTCQWHQDLSMAMQWVETIAFSHCCLNPIIYAFVGQKFRNLFLKILKEWFPLCFGHCITTEFSERRTIRFSRTSVISSSKSNSIL; encoded by the exons ATGACATTCCCCAACATGACAA cTGAGAACTACCTTGATTATGACAACATACAGAACGGCAAGTACTCAGTCTGCAGTAATATCAAATTAAAGGCCTTTAGCCGAGTCTTCCTACCTACCCTTTACAGCATTGTCTTCATCTCGGGGTTAATTGGCAATGGCCTGGTGCTGTGTGTCCTGGTCAAGTACCACAAAAGTTCCAACATGTCAGATCTGTGTCTCTTCAACCTGGCTATTTCAGACCTCCTCTTCCTGATCTCATTGCCTTTTTGGGCTCACTACGCTGCCATCTCTGAGTGGACCTTCGGGGGCTTCATGTGTCATGCAGTGACAGCGCTCTACATGCTGGGATTCTATGGAAGTATCTTCTTCATGATCCTCATGACCATTGACCGCTACACTGTCATTATCCACACTTACACCTCCCTCTTCTCCAAGCACCGGTCTGTCAGATCTGGCATAGCCCTGGCTTTGTTTATATGGGCACTTAGCTTGGGAGCTTCTCTGCCAAACATCATTTTCTCTCAAGTGAAGAATGAATCACATGGATGGACATGCAAAGAGGAATATCCTGAAGGATCAGCGTGGAAGGCATTCTCTTACATTGAGCTGAACATCCTCGGCTTGATCATTCCTCTCTTGGTGATGGTGTTCTGCTACTCGCGCATCATCCCCATCTTAATGGCGATGAAATCTCAGAAGAAACACAAAGCTGTCAAGCTCATGCTGGTCTTAGTCATTGTTTTCTTCCTATTCTGGACACCCTACAACATCGTCATCTTCCTGAAGCTCCTGCATCACTTGGGCTACATGAGCACCTGTCAGTGGCATCAGGACCTGAGCATGGCTATGCAGTGGGTGGAAACCATAGCGTTCAGTCACTGCTGCCTCAACCCCATAATCTACGCCTTTGTGGGGCAGAAATTCAGAAATTTATTTCTAAAGATCCTGAAAGAATGGTTTCCTCTTTGCTTTGGGCATTGCATAACAACTGAGTTCTCAGAGAGGAGGACCATTAGGTTCTCACGCACCTCAGTGATTTCCAGCTCAAAGTCAAATTCAATATTGTAA
- the LOC108264747 gene encoding C-C chemokine receptor type 5 isoform X2: MTFLNMTTEKNSDYGNLTNNSFSVCNNNIMDFSRVFLPTLYSIVFILGLIGNGLVLCVLVKYHKSSNMSDLCLFNLAISDLLFLISLPFWAHYAAISEWTFGDFMCHAVTALYMLGFYGSIFFMILMTIDRYTVIIHTYTSLFSKHRSVRSGIALALFIWALSLGASLPNIIFSQVKNESHGWTCKEEYPEGSAWKPFSYIELNILGLIIPLSVMVFCYSRIIPILMTMKSQKKHKAVKLMLVLVIVFFLFWTPYNIVIFLMFLHHLGYMSTCQWYQDLSMAMQWVETIAFSHCCLNPIIYAFVGQKFRNLFLKILKEWFPLCFGHCITTEFSERRTIRFLHTSVISSSKSNSIL, encoded by the exons ATGACATTCCTCAACATGACAA CTGAAAAGAATTCTGATTATGGCAACCTAACAAATAATAGTTTCTCAGtctgcaacaacaacataatggaCTTCAGCCGAGTCTTCCTACCTACCCTTTACAGCATCGTCTTCATCTTGGGGTTAATTGGCAATGGCCTGGTGCTATGTGTCCTGGTCAAGTACCACAAAAGTTCCAACATGTCAGATCTGTGTCTCTTCAACCTGGCTATTTCAGACCTCCTCTTCCTGATCTCATTGCCTTTTTGGGCTCACTACGCTGCCATCTCTGAGTGGACCTTCGGGGACTTCATGTGTCATGCAGTGACAGCGCTCTACATGCTGGGATTCTATGGAAGTATCTTCTTCATGATCCTCATGACCATTGACCGCTACACTGTCATTATCCACACTTACACCTCCCTCTTCTCCAAGCACCGGTCTGTCAGATCTGGCATAGCCCTGGCTTTGTTTATATGGGCACTTAGCTTGGGAGCTTCTCTGCCAAACATCATTTTCTCTCAAGTGAAGAATGAATCACATGGATGGACATGCAAAGAGGAATATCCGGAAGGATCAGCGTGGAAGCCATTCTCTTACATTGAGCTGAACATCCTCGGCTTGATCATTCCTCTCTCGGTGATGGTGTTCTGCTACTCGCGCATCATCCCCATCTTAATGACGATGAAATCTCAGAAGAAACACAAAGCTGTCAAGCTCATGCTGGTCTTAGTCATTGTTTTCTTCCTATTCTGGACGCCCTACAACATCGTCATCTTCCTGATGTTCCTGCATCACTTGGGCTACATGAGCACCTGTCAGTGGTATCAGGACCTGAGCATGGCTATGCAGTGGGTGGAAACCATAGCGTTCAGTCACTGCTGCCTCAACCCCATAATCTACGCCTTTGTGGGGCAGAAATTCAGAAATTTATTTCTAAAGATCCTGAAAGAATGGTTTCCTCTTTGCTTTGGGCATTGCATAACAACTGAGTTCTCAGAGAGGAGGACCATTAGGTTCTTACACACCTCAGTGATTTCCAGCTCAAAGTCAAATTCAATATTGTAA
- the LOC108264747 gene encoding C-C chemokine receptor type 5 isoform X1 has translation MTFLNMTTEKNSDYGNLTNNSFSVCNNNIMDFSRVFLPTLYSIVFILGLIGNGLVLCVLVKYHKSSNMSDLCLFNLAISDLLFLISLPFWAHYAAISEWTFGDFMCHAVTALYMLGFYGSIFFMILMTIDRYTVIIHTYTSLFSKHRSVRSGIALALFIWALSLGASLPNIIFSQVKNESHGWTCKEEYPEGSAWKPFSYIELNILGLIIPLSVMVFCYSRIIPILMTMKSQKKHKAVKLMLVLVIVFFLFWTPYNIVIFLMFLHHLGYMSTCQWYQDLSMAMQWVETIAFSHCCLNPIIYAFVGQKFRNLFLKILKEWFPLCFGHCITTEFSERRTIRFLHTSVISSSKSNSILWKITVLATRQKPHLMKSQLSLLICNNLHSLFHSYSRKTATWLRCTAM, from the exons ATGACATTCCTCAACATGACAA CTGAAAAGAATTCTGATTATGGCAACCTAACAAATAATAGTTTCTCAGtctgcaacaacaacataatggaCTTCAGCCGAGTCTTCCTACCTACCCTTTACAGCATCGTCTTCATCTTGGGGTTAATTGGCAATGGCCTGGTGCTATGTGTCCTGGTCAAGTACCACAAAAGTTCCAACATGTCAGATCTGTGTCTCTTCAACCTGGCTATTTCAGACCTCCTCTTCCTGATCTCATTGCCTTTTTGGGCTCACTACGCTGCCATCTCTGAGTGGACCTTCGGGGACTTCATGTGTCATGCAGTGACAGCGCTCTACATGCTGGGATTCTATGGAAGTATCTTCTTCATGATCCTCATGACCATTGACCGCTACACTGTCATTATCCACACTTACACCTCCCTCTTCTCCAAGCACCGGTCTGTCAGATCTGGCATAGCCCTGGCTTTGTTTATATGGGCACTTAGCTTGGGAGCTTCTCTGCCAAACATCATTTTCTCTCAAGTGAAGAATGAATCACATGGATGGACATGCAAAGAGGAATATCCGGAAGGATCAGCGTGGAAGCCATTCTCTTACATTGAGCTGAACATCCTCGGCTTGATCATTCCTCTCTCGGTGATGGTGTTCTGCTACTCGCGCATCATCCCCATCTTAATGACGATGAAATCTCAGAAGAAACACAAAGCTGTCAAGCTCATGCTGGTCTTAGTCATTGTTTTCTTCCTATTCTGGACGCCCTACAACATCGTCATCTTCCTGATGTTCCTGCATCACTTGGGCTACATGAGCACCTGTCAGTGGTATCAGGACCTGAGCATGGCTATGCAGTGGGTGGAAACCATAGCGTTCAGTCACTGCTGCCTCAACCCCATAATCTACGCCTTTGTGGGGCAGAAATTCAGAAATTTATTTCTAAAGATCCTGAAAGAATGGTTTCCTCTTTGCTTTGGGCATTGCATAACAACTGAGTTCTCAGAGAGGAGGACCATTAGGTTCTTACACACCTCAGTGATTTCCAGCTCAAAGTCAAATTCAATATT ATGGAAAATAACTGTTCTGGCAACAAGACAAAAGCCCCACCTTATGAAATCACAGCTCAGCCTTTTGATATGTAACAACCTTCACAGCTTGTTTCACAGTTACTCTCGGAAGACTGCAACATGGCTGCGATGTACAGCAATGTGA
- the LOC128628663 gene encoding C-C chemokine receptor type 5-like: MAAMYSNVTTENYSEYENIPNGKYSFCSNIKLKAFSRVFLPTLYSIVFVVGFIGNGLVVCVLVKYHKKSNMSDLCLFNLAISDLLFLISLPFWAHYAAISKWSFGSFMCHAVTALYMLGFYGSIFFMILMTVDRYAVIVHTYTSLFSKHRSVRSGIALALFIWALSSGASLPTIIFSKVKNESDGSRCKVENPEGSAWESFSYIELNILGLIIPLSVMVFCYSRIIPILMTMKSQKKHKAVRLMLVLVTVFFLSWMPYNIVIFLMFLKQLGYMTGCDWEQDLHMAMQWVETIAFSHCCLNPIIYAFVGQKFKNLFLKILNEWFPLCFGRCTATETMFSESRSCKSSRWTSISTKTKSKQ, translated from the exons ATGGCTGCGATGTACAGCAATGTGACAA cTGAGAACTACTCCGAGTACGAAAACATACCGAACGGCAAGTACTCATTCTGCAGTAATATCAAATTAAAGGCCTTCAGCCGAGTCTTCCTACCTACCCTTTACAGCATTGTCTTCGTTGTGGGATTCATTGGAAATGGCCTGGTGGTGTGTGTTCTGGTCAAATATCACAAAAAGTCCAACATGTCAGATCTGTGTCTCTTCAACCTGGCTATTTCAGACCTCCTCTTCCTGATCTCATTGCCTTTTTGGGCTCACTACGCTGCCATCTCTAAGTGGAGTTTCGGGAGCTTCATGTGTCATGCAGTGACAGCACTGTACATGCTGGGATTCTATGGAAGTATCTTCTTTATGATTCTCATGACCGTTGACCGCTACGCTGTCATTGTCCACACCTACACTTCCCTCTTCTCCAAGCACCGGTCTGTCAGATCTGGCATAGCCCTGGCTTTGTTTATATGGGCACTTAGCTCGGGAGCTTCTCTGCCAACCATCATTTTCTCCAAAGTGAAGAATGAATCAGATGGTAGTAGATGCAAGGTGGAAAATCCTGAAGGATCAGCGTGGGAGTCCTTCTCTTACATCGAACTGAACATCCTCGGTTTGATCATTCCTCTCTCAGTGATGGTGTTCTGCTACTCGCGCATCATCCCCATCTTAATGACGATGAAATCTCAGAAGAAACACAAAGCTGTCAGGCTAATGCTGGTCTTGGTTACTGTTTTCTTCCTCTCCTGGATGCCCTACAACATCGTCATCTTCCTGATGTTCCTGAAACAATTGGGCTACATGACAGgctgtgattgggaacaggacCTGCACATGGCTATGCAGTGGGTGGAAACCATAGCATTCAGTCACTGCTGCCTCAACCCCATAATCTACGCCTTTGTGGGGCAGAAATTCAAGAATTTATTTCTAAAGATCCTGAACGAGTGGTTTCCTCTTTGCTTTGGTCGATGCACAGCAACTGAAACGATGTTCTCAGAGAGTCGGAGCTGTAAGTCCTCACGCTGGACAAGTATCAGTACAAAGACAAAATCAAAACAGTAA
- the LOC124626020 gene encoding C-C chemokine receptor type 5-like, protein MLDHNQVCNIDNITSFSQVILPSLYSIVFIVGFVGNGLVLCVLVKYHKSLNMTDVCLFNLALSDLLFLISLPFWAHYAAISEWTFGSFMCHAVTALYMLGFYGSIFFMILMTIHRYAITVHVHTSHISKHRSVRVSIMLVLFMWALSMGTSLPTIIFSKANNISGEWTCRGEYPQGTAWKSFSYIELNVLGLIIPLSVMVFCYSRIIPVLMAMKSQKKHKAVKLIFVLVTVFFLFWMPYNIVIFLKFLHHLGYMNTCQWHQDLHMAMQWVETLAFSHCCLNPIIYAFVGQKFRNLVLKILKEWFPLCFGQCTTIVSEFSERRSAMSSHSPKLFSTKIV, encoded by the coding sequence ATGTTAGACCATAACCAAGTCTGCAACATTGACAATATAACGTCTTTCAGCCAAGtcatccttccttccctctACAGCATTGTCTTCATTGTGGGATTCGTTGGCAATGGCCTGGTGTTGTGTGTCCTGGTCAAGTACCACAAAAGCTTAAATATGACAGATGTGTGCCTCTTCAACCTGGCCCTTTCAGACCTCCTCTTCCTGATCTCATTGCCTTTCTGGGCTCACTACGCTGCCATCTCTGAGTGGACCTTCGGGAGCTTCATGTGTCATGCAGTGACAGCACTCTACATGCTGGGATTCTATGGAAGTATCTTCTTCATGATCCTTATGACCATACATCGCTACGCCATTACTGTTCATGTCCATACCTCCCACATCTCCAAGCACCGGTCTGTCAGAGTTAGCATAATGCTGGTTTTGTTTATGTGGGCACTTAGCATGGGAACCTCTCTACCAACCATCATTTTCTCCAAAGCGAATAATATATCAGGGGAATGGACATGCAGGGGGGAATACCCACAAGGAACAGCATGGAAGTCATTCTCTTACATTGAGCTGAACGTCCTAGGCTTGATTATTCCTCTCTCAGTGATGGTGTTCTGCTACTCACGTATCATCCCCGTCTTAATGGCGATGAAATCTCAGAAGAAACACAAAGCTGTCAAGCTCATCTTTGTCTTAGTcactgtttttttcctcttctggATGCCCTACAATATTGTCATCTTCCTGAAGTTCCTGCATCACTTGGGCTACATGAACACCTGTCAGTGGCATCAGGACCTGCACATGGCTATGCAGTGGGTGGAAACCCTAGCGTTCAGTCACTGCTGCCTCAACCCCATAATCTACGCCTTTGTGGGACAGAAATTCAGGAATTTAGTTCTCAAGATCCTGAAAGAGTGGTTTCCTCTTTGCTTTGGTCAGTGCACAACAATCGTCAGTGAGTTCTCAGAGAGGAGGAGTGCTATGTCCTCACATTCCCCAAAACTTTTCAGCACAAAGATTGTGTAG